One Mucilaginibacter ginkgonis genomic region harbors:
- a CDS encoding chorismate mutase, with amino-acid sequence MKLDLKIQPLDSWIKKTAEPLLIAGPCSAETEEQLVATAHLLAKTGKVSALRAGIWKPRTRPGEFEGIGSIGLQWLKRAKEETGLPTAVEVATAKHVEEALASGVDILWVGARSTVNPFTVQEIADALQGADVPVMVKNPVNPDLSLWIGALERINRAGITKLAAIHRGFSSFEKSAFRNEPMWDLAINLKTHAPELPIINDPSHITGNRDLISYVAQKALDMDMQGLMIESHIDPSVAWTDAAQQVTPAALSELMSHLTLRKPEIKSADFNDKLSQLRNQIDKIDDLVIQKLAERMQIVQKIGEYKKDNNITILQVNRWDEILQKRTAYGKALKLDSSFTEKLLELIHSESIRRQTEIMNKDAAVAENLTHA; translated from the coding sequence ATGAAACTCGACCTTAAAATACAGCCTCTTGACAGCTGGATCAAGAAAACCGCCGAGCCTTTATTAATTGCCGGCCCCTGCAGCGCAGAAACTGAAGAACAATTAGTCGCCACCGCGCACCTTTTAGCCAAAACCGGAAAAGTAAGCGCCTTGCGCGCCGGCATCTGGAAACCACGCACCCGCCCCGGCGAGTTTGAAGGTATTGGCAGCATCGGTTTGCAGTGGCTAAAACGCGCTAAAGAAGAAACCGGCCTGCCTACCGCCGTTGAAGTTGCAACCGCTAAGCACGTGGAAGAAGCTTTGGCATCGGGCGTTGATATTCTTTGGGTGGGCGCACGCTCAACTGTTAATCCATTTACTGTACAGGAAATTGCTGATGCCTTGCAAGGTGCAGATGTACCTGTAATGGTAAAAAATCCGGTTAACCCCGATCTTTCATTATGGATCGGCGCCTTGGAGCGCATCAACCGTGCGGGTATTACCAAACTTGCTGCTATCCACCGCGGGTTCTCTTCTTTTGAAAAATCGGCATTCCGTAACGAACCGATGTGGGATTTAGCGATTAATTTGAAAACACACGCGCCTGAGTTGCCTATCATTAATGACCCAAGCCACATTACCGGCAACCGCGACCTGATATCTTATGTTGCACAAAAGGCATTGGATATGGACATGCAAGGTTTAATGATAGAATCGCACATTGACCCTTCTGTGGCCTGGACAGATGCCGCACAGCAGGTAACGCCGGCCGCCTTATCGGAATTGATGAGCCATTTAACGCTGCGTAAACCTGAAATCAAAAGCGCCGACTTTAATGATAAGTTAAGCCAGTTGCGTAACCAGATAGACAAGATAGATGACCTTGTGATCCAGAAACTGGCAGAGCGAATGCAAATTGTTCAGAAGATCGGCGAGTATAAAAAAGACAACAACATCACCATACTTCAGGTGAACCGCTGGGACGAAATTTTGCAAAAACGTACCGCCTATGGCAAAGCCTTAAAATTGGATAGCTCGTTCACAGAGAAACTGCTGGAACTGATTCACAGCGAGTCAATCCGTCGCCAGACAGAAATCATGAACAAAGACGCGGCCGTTGCCGAAAATCTAACCCACGCGTAA
- a CDS encoding ABC transporter permease — translation MLKNYFKVALRNIAARKLFSFINVLGLSIGISAALVIYLIVEHDLSFDKFHSDRHRIYRVVSNFIYMGNPGYNRGVSMPLPDAIAAEIPEVAKLTHYYTWDFDVTIPNTAGNAKFKAVENIVFTDKRYFGLFKYKWLAGNMNTALSQPNQVVLTQKQAKLYFPKLNAPDVLGKIVAYNDTIKTSVVGVVADFEGNTDITFHDFISWGTALTNAQLKRQFRTDNWGGTTSSSQCFVMLDANADPSLVEKKVTQLYYRHDPRTPQNKDVVRNYHLQPLSDLHFGTNYGTVGYNQPVSKTVLYGLLVIASFLLLLGCINFINLVTAQSSQRAKEIGIRKTIGSTRQQLVVQLLSETFIITLVAVLISLACAPLILKLFADFISPDVKLDLLNHPGVLLFLALLTIVVALLSGFYPALLLSRYKPIEVLKSQSVLNSGTTRTAWMRKSLTVTQFVIAQFFIMATILVSKQVYYAVHKDLGFKKDAIIYMWTPYKKNSNYKIAYFKDKIAAMPQVAMISRGSNPPSSSNTNSTEGTYKDGKKEIKTNIQMKYGDANYIKLYQIKLLAGRNIEPTDTSKAFLINVAYTRAMGLKNPADAVGKIVDKFNGDSRMQIIGVVSDFQQGSLHEALEPLCIQWYPSQYNNEVLHVELKPQSAGGTEWADALAAIKTEWKKIYPEDDFTYHFYDESISKFYESEQHTSRLLMWSSGLSVLISCLGLLGLAMYTTRTRTKEIGVRKVLGATVAQIIALLSREIVLLIVLAFVIVTPLAYWAMHTWIQNFADRTSISWWIFALSGLGMLLTAMLTSTTQTFRAATANPVKSLRSE, via the coding sequence ATGCTTAAAAACTACTTTAAAGTTGCTCTAAGAAATATCGCCGCCCGCAAGCTATTTTCTTTTATAAATGTGCTTGGCTTAAGCATAGGCATCAGCGCGGCGTTGGTAATCTACCTCATAGTTGAGCATGACTTGTCGTTTGATAAGTTTCACTCTGACAGACATCGTATTTACCGGGTGGTAAGTAATTTTATTTATATGGGCAACCCAGGCTACAACAGAGGGGTGTCTATGCCGTTGCCCGACGCAATAGCTGCCGAAATTCCGGAAGTAGCAAAACTTACGCATTATTACACGTGGGACTTTGATGTGACGATACCAAATACAGCCGGCAACGCGAAATTTAAGGCTGTTGAAAACATCGTTTTTACGGACAAGAGATATTTCGGACTTTTTAAATACAAGTGGCTGGCAGGGAATATGAACACAGCCCTTAGCCAACCTAACCAGGTAGTATTGACGCAAAAGCAGGCTAAACTTTATTTCCCAAAACTAAACGCGCCCGATGTGTTGGGTAAGATCGTAGCTTATAATGACACCATAAAAACATCTGTAGTTGGTGTTGTCGCCGATTTTGAAGGAAACACCGATATCACTTTTCATGATTTTATTTCGTGGGGCACCGCGTTGACGAATGCGCAATTAAAACGGCAATTTCGCACCGATAACTGGGGAGGCACCACTTCCTCTTCGCAATGTTTTGTCATGTTAGATGCTAATGCTGATCCGTCTTTGGTTGAAAAGAAGGTAACACAGCTTTATTATCGCCACGATCCGCGTACGCCGCAGAACAAAGATGTGGTACGTAATTACCATCTTCAGCCATTATCAGATCTCCATTTTGGTACTAATTATGGTACGGTGGGCTACAACCAGCCTGTGAGCAAAACAGTGCTTTACGGATTACTGGTTATTGCTTCTTTTCTATTGCTGCTGGGTTGCATCAACTTCATCAATTTGGTTACCGCGCAATCTTCACAACGGGCAAAGGAGATCGGTATCCGCAAAACGATCGGCAGCACACGGCAGCAACTTGTAGTCCAATTGCTCAGCGAAACGTTTATCATCACGCTGGTAGCGGTTCTCATCTCTCTGGCCTGTGCACCGTTGATCCTAAAGTTATTTGCCGACTTTATATCGCCCGATGTAAAGCTAGACCTGCTTAATCATCCCGGTGTATTATTATTTCTGGCGCTGCTTACTATTGTGGTAGCCTTACTGTCGGGCTTTTATCCTGCTTTACTGCTCTCGAGATATAAGCCAATTGAAGTACTTAAAAGCCAGTCTGTCTTAAACAGTGGTACAACACGGACGGCTTGGATGCGAAAGTCCCTCACAGTTACACAATTTGTTATTGCGCAATTCTTTATCATGGCAACTATTTTGGTGAGTAAGCAAGTTTACTATGCTGTGCACAAAGACCTTGGTTTTAAAAAAGATGCCATCATTTATATGTGGACACCGTATAAGAAAAATTCTAATTACAAGATTGCTTATTTTAAAGATAAAATAGCTGCCATGCCGCAGGTGGCCATGATTAGCCGGGGCAGTAATCCGCCATCATCAAGCAATACCAATTCGACCGAGGGGACATATAAAGATGGCAAGAAGGAGATTAAAACAAATATTCAGATGAAGTACGGAGACGCCAATTACATAAAGCTATACCAGATAAAGCTATTGGCCGGCCGCAATATCGAACCGACGGACACCTCTAAAGCGTTTTTAATAAACGTGGCTTACACCAGGGCTATGGGCCTTAAAAACCCTGCAGATGCAGTAGGTAAAATAGTTGACAAATTTAATGGCGATAGCCGCATGCAGATCATTGGAGTGGTATCAGACTTTCAGCAAGGCTCTTTGCATGAAGCCCTTGAGCCGCTGTGCATTCAATGGTACCCCTCGCAGTATAACAACGAAGTTTTACATGTTGAGCTAAAACCACAGAGCGCCGGCGGAACCGAATGGGCAGACGCGCTGGCGGCTATAAAAACCGAGTGGAAGAAAATATATCCCGAGGATGATTTCACCTATCATTTTTATGACGAAAGCATCAGCAAGTTTTATGAGAGTGAGCAGCATACTTCGCGGTTGCTTATGTGGTCTTCCGGTTTGTCTGTACTCATCAGCTGCCTTGGATTATTAGGTTTGGCCATGTATACTACCCGCACCCGCACAAAAGAAATCGGTGTACGGAAGGTGCTGGGCGCGACAGTGGCACAAATCATTGCCTTGTTATCACGTGAAATAGTTTTGCTCATTGTTTTGGCCTTCGTTATTGTAACGCCTTTGGCTTATTGGGCCATGCACACCTGGATACAAAACTTTGCCGACCGCACATCAATCAGCTGGTGGATATTTGCTTTGAGCGGTTTAGGGATGCTGCTGACTGCCATGCTAACCTCAACGACGCAAACCTTTAGGGCTGCTACGGCTAATCCTGTAAAAAGCCTTCGCTCTGAATGA
- the aroA gene encoding 3-phosphoshikimate 1-carboxyvinyltransferase: protein MAHNVIISKPDKTVNTTIQLTGSKSECNRALVIQALSKGVVKVQNISDAADTVTLAGILSEPKFSGFQNTENEKALPSVEGLGGALSEINVGPAGTAMRFLTAYLTLQPGEFLLTGSERMKQRPIGILVDALRKLGAKIIYAGVDGYPPLQISGGFEQQTNRISIKGDISSQYITALLLIASQLQQGLQLEIEGELTSRPYVEMTLSMLQQAGIQHTWEDNVIAIENQPFTDASIWVEPDWSAASYWYSIAALSDEAELFLPGLASYSLQGDSVLTEIMANFGITSQFKDGGVYLKKKPKPTVRKIFDLKSCPDLAQTIIVVCAALGHEATFTGLETLKIKETDRIAALQNELGKMGVKLIEKGQVYKLDLSEKFIPQKIAVKTYEDHRMAMAFAPLACIIPQVEIEDYRVVEKSYPAFYNDLEKAGFAIQEV from the coding sequence ATGGCACACAATGTTATCATCAGTAAGCCGGACAAAACGGTTAATACCACTATACAACTTACAGGGTCTAAAAGTGAGTGCAACCGTGCACTCGTTATACAAGCCCTAAGTAAAGGCGTTGTAAAAGTTCAGAACATTTCAGACGCGGCGGACACGGTGACACTGGCAGGGATTCTGTCTGAGCCAAAATTTTCAGGATTTCAGAATACCGAGAATGAAAAAGCCCTCCCCTCAGTGGAGGGTTTGGGTGGGGCTTTATCCGAAATTAATGTCGGTCCCGCAGGGACTGCCATGCGCTTTTTGACAGCATACCTTACTTTGCAGCCGGGCGAATTTCTTTTGACAGGCAGCGAACGTATGAAACAGCGCCCTATTGGTATTTTAGTTGACGCTTTGCGCAAACTTGGCGCAAAGATCATCTACGCAGGTGTGGATGGATATCCGCCATTGCAGATATCCGGCGGTTTTGAACAACAGACCAACCGCATCAGTATAAAAGGTGATATCAGCAGCCAGTATATCACTGCGCTACTGTTGATCGCTTCTCAACTGCAACAAGGTTTGCAGCTTGAAATTGAAGGCGAATTAACCTCCCGTCCGTACGTAGAAATGACGCTGAGCATGCTCCAGCAGGCGGGCATTCAACATACCTGGGAAGACAATGTCATCGCGATAGAAAATCAGCCCTTCACGGACGCTAGCATTTGGGTAGAGCCCGACTGGAGCGCCGCGTCATATTGGTATTCCATAGCCGCGCTGAGCGATGAAGCCGAATTATTTTTGCCCGGGTTAGCCTCTTATAGCCTGCAAGGCGACAGTGTATTAACAGAGATAATGGCCAACTTTGGCATCACTTCTCAATTCAAAGATGGTGGCGTTTACCTTAAGAAAAAACCTAAGCCGACAGTAAGAAAGATTTTCGACCTCAAATCTTGCCCGGATTTGGCACAGACCATTATTGTTGTGTGTGCGGCTTTAGGCCATGAGGCCACTTTTACCGGCTTAGAGACTTTAAAGATCAAAGAGACCGACCGCATTGCAGCCTTACAAAACGAGCTTGGCAAAATGGGCGTTAAGCTGATTGAGAAAGGCCAGGTGTATAAACTGGACCTGAGCGAAAAATTCATTCCTCAAAAGATTGCTGTCAAAACTTACGAAGACCACCGCATGGCTATGGC
- a CDS encoding prephenate dehydratase, producing MAQQKPRVAIQGIRASFHEEAAFKFFGEKITTIECNSFKQTFEKLQAKEADYVVMAIENSIAGSILPNYSLLLSYNFPVVGEVYLPIQLHLMALPGVKFEDVKVVTSHPIAIRQCVDFFDEFPHLKVVESSDTAACAKRIREEQLTDTVAIANTLAANLYDLEILERRIESNKKNFTRFLILTHHENAKTTGANKASLCFQVSNEVGSLAKVLNILAEEQVNMSKIQSMPVLGKRNEYNFYVDVEWEEQSRYDKAIRQILKYTHNFNILGEYLRYVEE from the coding sequence ATGGCACAGCAAAAACCACGGGTTGCGATTCAGGGGATCAGGGCATCGTTTCACGAAGAAGCTGCTTTCAAGTTCTTTGGTGAGAAAATCACAACCATCGAATGCAATTCGTTTAAACAAACTTTTGAAAAACTCCAGGCAAAAGAAGCGGACTACGTGGTGATGGCCATTGAGAACAGCATCGCCGGAAGTATTTTGCCTAACTACTCGCTGCTGCTGAGTTACAATTTTCCGGTGGTGGGCGAAGTATATCTGCCTATTCAACTGCATCTGATGGCTTTGCCGGGAGTAAAGTTCGAAGATGTAAAAGTGGTTACATCCCACCCCATCGCCATAAGGCAATGTGTTGATTTCTTTGACGAATTTCCGCATTTAAAGGTTGTCGAAAGCAGCGACACCGCGGCATGCGCCAAGCGCATCCGCGAAGAGCAGCTGACCGATACCGTCGCGATAGCGAACACCCTGGCCGCCAATCTTTACGATCTGGAAATTCTGGAACGACGCATTGAATCGAATAAAAAGAATTTTACGCGTTTTTTGATTCTCACCCATCATGAGAACGCTAAGACAACGGGTGCCAACAAGGCATCGCTATGCTTCCAGGTAAGTAACGAGGTTGGCTCTTTAGCTAAGGTATTGAACATCCTTGCAGAAGAGCAGGTAAACATGAGCAAAATTCAGAGCATGCCGGTTTTGGGCAAGCGTAACGAATACAATTTTTATGTAGACGTAGAATGGGAGGAGCAGTCCAGGTATGACAAAGCCATCCGCCAGATATTAAAGTATACACACAATTTTAACATCCTGGGGGAATATCTCCGCTACGTAGAAGAGTAA